A single window of Pyrus communis chromosome 10, drPyrComm1.1, whole genome shotgun sequence DNA harbors:
- the LOC137746566 gene encoding dirigent protein 22-like → MASFLYYSIFILYATSLYSIDGVLIKQFVRSGGKTENLTHLHFFFHDILGGKNPTSVRIIEPPNGIAGGFGSTMMIDNALTEEQDRASKLIGRAQGFYSVASQQADEFAFLMVMNCVFVEGKYKGSSISILGRNPVMNNVREMPVVGGTGQLRFARGYALAHTVWFDAATGDAIVEYNVYVSDS, encoded by the coding sequence ATGGCTTCGTTTCTCTACTACTCTATCTTCATCCTCTATGCAACCTCTCTCTATTCCATTGATGGAGTTCTAATTAAGCAATTCGTTAGATCCGGCGGGAAAACAGAAAACTTAACCCACCTCCACTTTTTCTTCCACGACATCCTTGGTGGCAAAAACCCTACCTCTGTTAGAATTATTGAGCCGCCAAATGGTATTGCTGGCGGCTTTGGAAGCACTATGATGATTGATAATGCACTGACTGAAGAGCAAGACCGCGCCTCCAAGCTCATCGGAAGAGCACAAGGATTTTACTCAGTGGCTTCACAACAAGCAGATGAATTTGCATTCCTTATGGTCATGAATTGTGTTTTTGTGGAAGGCAAGTATAAGGGGAGTAGCATTAGCATTCTCGGGAGGAATCCGGTCATGAACAATGTGAGAGAGATGCCGGTTGTTGGAGGCACGGGACAGTTGAGGTTTGCTCGAGGTTATGCCTTGGCCCATACGGTTTGGTTTGATGCTGCTACAGGAGATGCCATTGTTGAGTACAATGTTTATGTGTCAGACTCCTGA